A genome region from Manihot esculenta cultivar AM560-2 chromosome 5, M.esculenta_v8, whole genome shotgun sequence includes the following:
- the LOC110615854 gene encoding L-ascorbate oxidase homolog, which translates to MPLSLAGRVAVCTLLCVAVSLFANVGAEDPYRFFNWNVTYGDIYPLGVRQTGILINGQFPGPDIHSVTNDNLIINVFNSLDEPFLLSWNGIQQRRNSYEDGVIGTTCPIPPGKNFTYILQVKDQIGSFYYFPSLAFHKAAGGFGGIRILSRPRIPVPFPDPDGDYTVLIGDWYKSNHTVLRAHLDRGKKLPFPDGILINGRGPNGYALTVEQGKTYRLRISNVGLQHSLNFRIQNHKMKLVEVEGTHTLQTTYSSLDVHVGQSYSVLVTADQPGQDYYIVVSSRFTTPILTTTGVLHYSNSAGPVSGPPPGGPTIQIDWSLNQARSIRTNLTASGPRPNPQGSYHYGMINTTRTIRFASSAGQVNGKQRYAVNSVSFVAPDTPLKLADYFKIQGVFRENSISDKPYGGGIYLDTSVLTVNYREFVEIVFENSENIVQSWHLDGYSFFVVGMDGGQWTSDSRNQYNLRDAVARCTTQVYPMSWTAIYVPLDNVGMWNLRSEFWARQYLGQQLYLRVYTASTSLRDEFPIPKNALLCGRASSRSTRPL; encoded by the exons ATGCCGCTAAGCTTAGCGGGAAGAGTTGCTGTTTGTACCTTGTTGTGTGTCGCTGTCTCTCTTTTTGCCAATGTTGGAGCTGAAGATCCGTACAGATTCTTCAACTGGAATGTTACTTATGGAGACATATACCCACTAGGTGTTCGCCAAACG GGTATTCTTATCAATGGACAATTTCCAGGCCCTGATATTCATTCAGTTACGAATGACAATCTTATTATCAATGTGTTCAACAGCTTAGATGAGCCTTTTCTTCTCTCCTG GAATGGAATTCAACAAAGGAGAAACTCATATGAAGATGGTGTTATCGGAACCACATGCCCAATTCCTCCAGGAAAGAACTTTACATACATTCTCCAAGTCAAGGACCAAATAGGAAGCTTTTATTATTTCCCATCTCTTGCATTCCACAAGGCCGCTGGTGGTTTTGGAGGCATCAGAATCCTCAGTCGCCCAAGAATTCCAGTCCCCTTCCCAGATCCCGATGGCGATTACACTGTTCTTATTGGAGATTGGTACAAGTCTAATCACACG GTTTTGAGGGCTCACTTGGATCGTGGTAAGAAGCTGCCTTTCCCGGATGGAATTCTCATCAATGGTCGCGGACCCAATGGTTATGCACTTACTGTCGAACAAG GCAAAACTTACAGGCTTAGAATATCAAATGTTGGGTTGCAACATTCACTTAACTTTCGGATTCAGAACCATAAAATGAAGTTGGTAGAAGTGGAAGGAACACATACTCTTCAGACCACCTACTCTTCACTTGATGTTCATGTTGGCCAATCTTACTCTGTTCTAGTAACAGCTGACCAGCCTGGTCAGGACTACTACATTGTGGTTTCCTCTCGGTTCACCACTCCGATCCTCACCACTACTGGTGTTCTTCACTACAGTAACTCTGCTGGTCCAGTTTCTGGTCCACCCCCTGGTGGACCCACCATTCAGATTGATTGGTCTCTCAACCAGGCCCGCTCAATTAG GACCAATCTCACTGCAAGTGGACCAAGGCCAAATCCTCAAGGTTCATATCATTATGGTATGATCAACACAACCAGAACTATCAGGTTCGCAAGTTCTGCTGGCCAAGTAAATGGAAAGCAGAGATATGCAGTGAACAGTGTGTCCTTTGTCGCACCAGACACCCCACTAAAGCTTGCAGATTACTTCAAAATTCAAGGAGTTTTCCGCGAGAATAGCATATCAGACAAACCTTATGGAGGTGGAATTTATCTTGACACATCAGTTTTGACAGTTAATTACAGAGAGTTTGTAGAAATTGTATTTGAGAACAGTGAAAACATTGTCCAAAGCTGGCATCTTGATGGTTACAGTTTCTTTGTTGTTGG TATGGATGGAGGACAGTGGACATCAGATAGCAGGAACCAGTACAATCTCCGAGATGCAGTTGCACGATGCACCACTCAG GTATATCCCATGTCATGGACAGCTATTTACGTGCCACTCGACAACGTAGGCATGTGGAACTTAAGGTCAGAGTTCTGGGCTCGCCAATACCTTGGGCAGCAGCTTTACTTGAGAGTTTATACAGCATCAACTTCACTGAGAGATGAATTTCCCATTCCAAAGAACGCACTCCTTTGTGGTAGAGCAAGCAGTCGGAGCACACGACCTCTCTAA